The DNA sequence AATGCAAAACAATGGGATCAACAATCTAGACAAGTGCTTTTCAAAGCAAATTGGCTGAAGTTCACACAGAATGAAAATCTGAGAAATCTTCTTTTGGCCACGGGGTCTAACATCCTAGTACGGGCCAGCCCACGAGATAGTGTTTGGGGTATCGGAATGGATATGTGGAATTCAAATGCAGTCCATCCTGACAAGTGGAATGGAAGAAACAGATTTGGATCCATCCTAATCGATATAAGGCGTTGGCTCCGACAGACTCAGTCATTCGGACTTCTGCATTCTAACCATAACGATGGAAAAAAGCTCGGCCGTATTCGAGAACATGACGAATTCCCTCACTGCTGAACTGAAGGAAGTGTCGCGAGTACATCACAAAGTATAGGCGTATGAAGCacattacagtaaagtacatcTTGGCTTTTCGTCAGGCATTTTTGAAGAATTATTCATAGACTGTGTAAGAAGAGAGAGGCCAGATTTAAAAGTAGACTTGTCCATCGTCCACTATGGTGATTCGTATATGGATATGTGGAAGAATTTGCCAGAGAATTATTGGTAGATATGAAAGTTGCATTGTTCGATTTTCTGCTAAAAACGAAGTGTCTCTGCGTCAGCTACAAGGACATATCAAAGGTAAGGACATACTTGAATATGAGTTTCTCTACATGGATGTACATGCTCCGAAAATACATGAGTAAATATTATCCGTTTTGTGAATGTGACATCAGGACGGAACCCAAAATGAAGGATGAAGATGCTGCTGATAAAGTCAACGTCCacattctatgttatgtgatcaCCATGCAGATGGACAATGGCAAATAGAAGCCACCACAACAGACAAAGCATCATTCGTAATCATGATGTCAATCAAGGCAGCTGTTTTGTCTCTCAAACTCAAAGAGTTGATGGAATTGCATGGGGTAACATTACTCCTAAACATCATGATAAAACATTGGACATAGCGTTGATGCCAAAGCATGCTCGCAGTACATTATATCAGTATGAGATGAAATGGTTGTTTTGTCAAGCCAgggtaaataaagaattcagacaTCACCGGGTCATGCATGGTATCGTAcagattgtcaaaaaatatttattagttGACTAGTCGGGACTATTACCGCTAGCACTTCGGCAAGGAGCAGTCATACAGGGTTTGAACAACTTGACGGAAGATGAAAGAAATGATCTCCTTCACAAAGTGAATCAAATATTGGAACATTTACCAAAGATCAAGTCACTTTTGTGGGTGCATTATATGATAGCATCAGAATTGCTGTTCTTGAATGACCAATACAGATTACAACAACATGCCAGACAGTAAAGAAACATGGTGGTGTTTGACGATATGCTCGGCGacaaagatgaaaaaaaatcaaactttggtTTACAAGAAAAGGACATCATCGTAATGCTAGTGTGATTTATATCACCCAGAACATGTTTCAACAATCCAAAACAAGTAGAACAATGAATCTGAATGCGCATTACATGATTCTGTTTCAAAATACTATAGATAAAGGACAAATCAAAGTATTGGCAAGTCAAATTCAATTGCCATATTTACTCCAAGCCTATCGAGATGCCCTTTCAGTTCCTTACGGATATTTAGTGATTGATTTTCATCCAAGAACTCCCGGGTCTTACAGACTGAGAACAGATGTCTTTCATGGTTGGGTGACTGGAGGAAATCGAAGACCTGTTGTTTACACGGGACTAGTATAAAAGAAATAGACATAGGAAGAAGGGATTAACTCCAAGACAATTCGTCATGGGTTACACACCAAAAGCTGTCACCAGAGCCTTGGAATCGCTCAGTCAGgagaaaaatcttcaataacGACAACAGTTATTACAAGCCGGGCTACATGAAATGATAAAATGGTTTACGTTAGCAGCTAAGATCATCATACAGAAAAAGATTCAACTGCCTAAACAGGCTTTGAATTTCATGAACAGATATCCACAAGACATTCAACAGTTAGCAGACGCCAATGTGGATGCCGACACCAAACGTAAATTGATACTGAAACCAGGAGGTAGTGGATTTCCTGGAGGTGTTATGATTCGAAGTCTACTTCGTTGGGACGGACACAAGACTTTGAGAAAATTTGACAAGGCTGTCAAGAAAAGATCAGCGCGACCAACCAAGAAAGGTAAAAAGAGAACTGTGAAATCGCCAACATTCAAGAAAGGCCAAAAGAGATCTGTCAAAAAGATATCTGTTAAAACACCAGCCAAGAAACACAAATCACCGTTGAAAGTCAAAATACAAGTCAAGAAATCATCGGGCAAGACCACAGGCAAGACACTTCTAGCACCCATGAGGAAACTCGATGATCGGTTTGTGACTGTCAGACGAAAATCTTCACCAAGACAAAGTTCGCCAATGAGACCACTCAGTCGAGTCTCTGATGTGATTAATCAGACAACACCAGTCAGATCTCCTCTCTCACCTATCAGTATCATGTCTGGATTTCAAACTCCAAGTCCCATGCAACCGAGATCAAGGAGTATCACCCCATTATCCTCTC is a window from the Mercenaria mercenaria strain notata chromosome 7, MADL_Memer_1, whole genome shotgun sequence genome containing:
- the LOC123543366 gene encoding uncharacterized protein LOC123543366 gives rise to the protein MIQCQEKDRAMCIMKTTSLYEMKRLGNMKSENFNAKQWDQQSRQVLFKANWLKFTQNENLRNLLLATGSNILVRASPRDSVWGIGMDMWNSNAVHPDKWNGRNRFGSILIDIRRWLRQTQSFGLLHSNHNDGKKLGRIREHDEFPHC